One genomic segment of Streptomyces sp. NBC_00239 includes these proteins:
- the infB gene encoding translation initiation factor IF-2, which translates to MAKVRVYELAKEFGVESKVVMAKLQELGEFVRSASSTIEAPVVRKLTDALQGPGTAGKSAAKPGAPRKAAPSPAAAAGRPGGSPSPAAPSPAAAARPAAPKPGAPAPKPAVAEAPAASAPVTPAASGPRPGPKAPAPKPAPAAPAPAVPEFTAPPAAPAAQQQRPAGATPGPRPAAQQRPERPAASGQGGARPGAPRPAGSAPGAQAPRPGGAQAPRPGARPAGPRPGNNPFTSGGSTGMARPQAPRPGGGAPRPGGAPGAGQGGPRPQGAGQGGPRPQGPGQGGPRPSPAGMPRPQGGAPRPGGAPGGNRPNPGMMPQRPAAGPRPGGGPGGAGRGPGAGGRGPGTGGAGRPTGGGFAGRPAGPGGGGRPGGGGGFGGPRPGGGGGFGGGPGAGGGGRPGFGGRPGGPGARGGTQGAFGRPGGPARRGRKSKRQRRQEYEAMQAPSVGGVMLPRGNGETVRLSRGASLTDFAEKINANPASLVAVMMNLGEMVTATQSVSDETLLLLAGEMNYTVQIVSPEEEDRELLETFDIEFGEDEGGEEFLMPRPPVVTVMGHVDHGKTRLLDAIRKTNVVAGEAGGITQHIGAYQVSTEVNDEERKITFIDTPGHEAFTAMRARGAKSTDIAILVVAANDGVMPQTIEALNHAKAANVPIVVAVNKIDVEGADPVKVRGQLTEYGLVAEEYGGDTMFVDISAKQGLHIDSLLEAVVLTADASLDLRANPEQDAQGIAIESHLDRGRGAVSTVLVQRGTLRIGDTMVVGDAYGRVRAMLDDKGNNVEEAGPSTPVLVLGLTNVPGAGDNFLVVDEDRTARQIAEKRAARERNANFAKRTRRVSLEDLDKVLKAGLVQELNLIIKGDASGAVEALESSLLQLDVGEEVDIRVLHRGVGAVTESDIDLAMGSDAIVIGYNVRAAGRAAQMAEREGVDVRYYSVIYQAIEEIEAALKGLLKPEYEEVELGTAEVREIFRSSKLGNIAGVLIRSGEVKRNTKARLLRDGKVIAENLTISGLRRFKDDVTEIREGFEGGINLGNFNDIKIDDVIATYEMREKPRA; encoded by the coding sequence GTGGCTAAGGTCCGGGTATACGAACTCGCCAAGGAGTTCGGGGTAGAGAGCAAGGTCGTCATGGCCAAGCTCCAAGAACTCGGTGAATTCGTCCGTTCGGCGTCCTCGACGATCGAGGCGCCGGTTGTACGCAAGTTGACTGACGCACTGCAGGGGCCCGGCACCGCCGGCAAGTCCGCTGCAAAGCCCGGCGCGCCCCGCAAGGCCGCGCCCTCCCCCGCTGCGGCCGCCGGCCGCCCGGGTGGTTCCCCCTCGCCCGCGGCGCCGTCTCCGGCCGCCGCGGCACGTCCCGCTGCCCCGAAGCCCGGCGCCCCGGCCCCCAAGCCGGCCGTTGCCGAGGCTCCGGCCGCAAGCGCCCCCGTGACGCCGGCCGCCTCCGGCCCGCGTCCCGGCCCGAAGGCTCCGGCCCCGAAGCCCGCTCCGGCGGCTCCGGCTCCGGCCGTGCCCGAGTTCACCGCGCCGCCGGCGGCTCCCGCCGCGCAGCAGCAGCGTCCCGCCGGCGCGACCCCCGGTCCGCGTCCCGCGGCCCAGCAGCGTCCGGAGCGTCCGGCGGCTTCCGGTCAGGGCGGTGCCCGTCCCGGCGCGCCGCGTCCGGCCGGTTCGGCCCCCGGTGCCCAGGCCCCCCGTCCGGGTGGCGCCCAGGCTCCGCGTCCCGGTGCCCGCCCCGCGGGCCCGCGTCCGGGCAACAACCCCTTCACCTCCGGCGGCTCCACCGGCATGGCGCGCCCGCAGGCGCCCCGTCCCGGCGGCGGCGCGCCGCGTCCCGGCGGCGCTCCCGGCGCCGGCCAGGGCGGCCCGCGTCCGCAGGGCGCCGGTCAGGGCGGTCCCCGTCCGCAGGGTCCCGGCCAGGGCGGTCCCCGTCCCTCGCCGGCCGGCATGCCGCGTCCGCAGGGCGGTGCCCCGCGTCCCGGTGGCGCCCCCGGCGGCAACCGCCCGAACCCGGGCATGATGCCGCAGCGTCCGGCTGCCGGTCCCCGCCCCGGCGGCGGTCCCGGCGGTGCCGGTCGTGGGCCCGGCGCCGGTGGCCGCGGTCCCGGCACCGGTGGTGCCGGTCGTCCGACCGGCGGCGGCTTCGCCGGCCGTCCGGCCGGTCCCGGTGGCGGCGGTCGTCCCGGTGGCGGCGGCGGCTTCGGCGGCCCGCGTCCCGGTGGTGGCGGCGGCTTCGGCGGCGGTCCCGGTGCGGGTGGCGGCGGTCGTCCCGGCTTCGGCGGTCGTCCCGGTGGTCCGGGTGCCCGTGGTGGCACGCAGGGCGCCTTCGGCCGTCCCGGCGGTCCCGCGCGTCGCGGTCGCAAGTCGAAGCGTCAGAGGCGCCAGGAGTACGAGGCCATGCAGGCCCCGTCCGTGGGCGGCGTGATGCTGCCCCGCGGCAACGGCGAGACCGTTCGCCTGTCGCGCGGTGCGTCCCTCACCGACTTCGCGGAGAAGATCAACGCCAACCCGGCGTCGCTGGTCGCGGTCATGATGAACCTCGGCGAGATGGTCACTGCCACGCAGTCCGTCTCCGACGAGACCCTGCTGCTCCTCGCCGGCGAGATGAACTACACGGTTCAGATCGTCAGCCCGGAGGAGGAGGACCGCGAGCTCCTGGAGACCTTCGACATCGAGTTCGGCGAGGACGAGGGCGGCGAGGAATTCCTCATGCCGCGTCCGCCGGTCGTGACCGTCATGGGTCACGTCGACCACGGTAAGACCCGACTCCTCGACGCGATCCGCAAGACCAACGTGGTCGCGGGCGAGGCCGGTGGCATCACCCAGCACATCGGTGCGTACCAGGTCTCCACCGAGGTCAACGACGAAGAGCGCAAGATCACCTTCATCGACACCCCGGGTCACGAGGCGTTCACCGCCATGCGTGCCCGTGGTGCCAAGTCGACCGACATCGCGATCCTCGTGGTGGCGGCCAACGACGGTGTCATGCCGCAGACGATCGAGGCCCTGAACCACGCCAAGGCGGCCAACGTGCCGATCGTGGTCGCGGTCAACAAGATCGACGTCGAGGGTGCCGACCCGGTCAAGGTGCGCGGTCAGCTGACCGAGTACGGCCTGGTGGCCGAGGAGTACGGCGGCGACACCATGTTCGTCGACATCTCCGCCAAGCAGGGTCTGCACATCGACTCCCTGCTCGAGGCCGTCGTCCTCACCGCCGACGCCTCGCTCGACCTGCGGGCCAACCCGGAGCAGGACGCTCAGGGTATTGCGATCGAGTCCCACCTCGACCGCGGCCGCGGTGCCGTCTCCACCGTCCTGGTGCAGCGCGGTACCCTCCGCATCGGCGACACGATGGTGGTCGGCGACGCGTACGGCCGAGTCCGCGCGATGCTCGACGACAAGGGCAACAACGTCGAGGAAGCGGGTCCCTCGACCCCCGTCCTGGTCCTGGGTCTCACCAACGTCCCCGGCGCCGGCGACAACTTCCTCGTCGTCGACGAGGACCGTACGGCCCGCCAGATCGCCGAGAAGCGGGCGGCGCGCGAGCGCAACGCCAACTTCGCCAAGCGCACCCGCCGGGTGTCCCTCGAGGACCTCGACAAGGTGCTCAAGGCCGGTCTGGTCCAGGAACTCAACCTCATCATCAAGGGCGACGCGTCCGGTGCGGTCGAGGCTCTCGAGTCCTCGCTGCTCCAGCTCGACGTCGGTGAAGAGGTCGACATCCGGGTCCTGCACCGCGGTGTGGGTGCGGTCACGGAGTCGGACATCGACCTGGCCATGGGCTCCGACGCCATCGTCATCGGCTACAACGTCCGTGCGGCCGGCCGTGCCGCGCAGATGGCGGAGCGCGAGGGCGTCGACGTCCGGTACTACTCGGTGATCTACCAGGCCATCGAGGAGATCGAGGCGGCCCTGAAGGGTCTCCTGAAGCCCGAGTACGAAGAGGTCGAGCTCGGTACGGCGGAGGTCCGCGAGATCTTCCGCTCGTCCAAGCTGGGCAACATCGCCGGTGTCCTCATCCGCTCCGGCGAGGTCAAGCGCAACACCAAGGCGCGGCTCCTGCGCGATGGCAAGGTCATCGCCGAGAACCTCACCATCTCCGGTCTGCGCCGCTTCAAGGACGACGTCACCGAGATCCGCGAAGGCTTCGAGGGCGGTATCAACCTCGGAAACTTCAACGACATCAAGATCGACGACGTCATCGCGACGTACGAGATGCGCGAGAAGCCCCGCGCGTAA
- a CDS encoding YlxR family protein, with product MSGRTQARACPERTCVGCRKRAAKSDLLRIVAIEGECAPDPRGTLPGRGAYVHPALVCLDLAVRRRAFPRALRVPEALDTAELRKVVEATP from the coding sequence GTGTCTGGCCGGACGCAAGCCCGTGCATGCCCTGAACGCACCTGTGTGGGGTGCCGGAAGCGAGCGGCCAAGAGCGACCTGCTGCGCATCGTGGCGATCGAGGGCGAATGCGCCCCGGATCCTCGCGGTACGCTGCCCGGCCGGGGTGCGTACGTCCACCCCGCCCTGGTCTGCCTCGACCTGGCGGTCCGCCGCCGGGCGTTTCCCCGGGCCCTTCGGGTCCCGGAAGCGCTCGACACCGCGGAACTGCGCAAGGTCGTCGAGGCGACACCGTAA
- the nusA gene encoding transcription termination factor NusA, whose protein sequence is MDIDMSALRGLVREKEISFDLLVEAIESALLIAYHRTEGSFRRARVVLDRTNGHVVVWATEDPRDLEEGQEPKEFDDTPSDFGRIAATTAKQVILQRLRDAEDDLTFGEFLGREGDVITGVVQQGKDPKNVLVDIGKLEAILPVQEQVPGEEYTHGLRLRTYVVRVAKGVRGPSVTLSRTHPNLVKKLFALEVPEIADGSVEICAIAREAGHRTKIAVRSTRSGINPKGACIGPMGGRVRNVMAELHGEKIDIVDWSDDPAEMVANALSPARVSRVEIVDMSQRSARVTVPDYQLSLAIGKEGQNARLAARLTGWRIDIRPDTEPDEQTGR, encoded by the coding sequence GTGGACATCGACATGAGCGCCCTGCGGGGTCTGGTCCGGGAGAAGGAGATCTCCTTCGACCTGCTGGTCGAGGCGATCGAGTCCGCTCTCCTCATCGCGTACCACCGCACCGAGGGCAGCTTCCGGCGCGCCCGCGTCGTGCTCGACCGCACCAACGGTCACGTGGTCGTGTGGGCGACGGAAGACCCCAGGGACCTCGAAGAGGGCCAGGAGCCCAAGGAGTTCGACGACACCCCGTCCGACTTCGGCCGGATCGCAGCGACGACGGCCAAGCAGGTCATCCTCCAGCGTCTGCGCGACGCCGAGGACGACCTGACGTTCGGCGAGTTCCTCGGCCGCGAGGGCGACGTCATCACGGGCGTCGTGCAGCAGGGCAAGGACCCCAAGAACGTCCTCGTCGACATCGGCAAGCTCGAGGCCATCCTGCCGGTGCAGGAGCAGGTCCCGGGCGAGGAGTACACGCACGGCCTGCGGCTGCGCACGTACGTGGTCCGGGTGGCGAAGGGTGTCCGCGGTCCGTCCGTGACCCTGTCGCGCACCCACCCCAACCTGGTGAAGAAGCTCTTCGCGCTGGAGGTCCCTGAGATCGCCGACGGTTCCGTCGAGATCTGCGCGATCGCCCGCGAGGCCGGCCACCGCACCAAGATCGCGGTCCGCTCCACCCGGTCCGGCATCAACCCGAAGGGCGCCTGCATCGGCCCGATGGGCGGCCGCGTGCGCAACGTCATGGCCGAGCTGCACGGCGAGAAGATCGACATCGTCGACTGGTCGGACGACCCGGCGGAGATGGTGGCCAACGCGCTGTCCCCCGCACGGGTGAGCCGGGTCGAGATCGTCGACATGTCCCAGCGCTCCGCGCGGGTGACCGTGCCCGACTACCAGCTGTCGCTGGCCATCGGCAAGGAGGGCCAGAACGCCCGCCTCGCCGCCCGCCTCACCGGCTGGCGCATCGACATCCGGCCCGACACCGAGCCGGACGAGCAGACCGGGCGCTGA
- the rimP gene encoding ribosome maturation factor RimP, with protein sequence MSTTQSDRLRGLLEPLVAAKDLDLEDIELSRAGKRRMLRIIVDSDDGVELDTCAELSREISDTLDETDAMGEDEYVLEVSSPGADRPLTERRHYVRAIGRLVKFQLAADGEKAAGDLVARILDVDDEGMDLEVPGVKGRKATARRIAFAEIVKARVEIEFNRKNDTKEEEA encoded by the coding sequence ATGAGCACCACCCAGAGCGACAGGCTGCGCGGACTTCTGGAACCGCTGGTCGCCGCGAAGGACCTGGACCTGGAGGACATCGAGCTGTCCCGGGCGGGCAAGCGGCGGATGCTCCGGATCATCGTGGACTCCGACGACGGCGTGGAACTGGACACCTGCGCGGAGCTGAGCCGCGAGATCTCCGACACGCTGGACGAGACCGACGCGATGGGCGAGGACGAGTACGTCCTCGAAGTCAGCTCGCCGGGCGCCGACCGCCCGCTGACCGAGCGCCGCCACTACGTACGGGCCATCGGCCGCCTCGTGAAGTTCCAGCTCGCCGCCGACGGCGAGAAGGCTGCCGGCGACCTGGTCGCGCGCATCCTCGACGTGGACGACGAGGGCATGGACCTGGAGGTTCCCGGCGTGAAGGGCCGCAAGGCCACCGCCCGCCGCATCGCCTTTGCGGAGATCGTCAAGGCGCGTGTCGAAATCGAGTTCAACCGCAAGAACGACACGAAGGAAGAGGAGGCGTAG
- a CDS encoding ferritin-like domain-containing protein: MAAAQAALAAEHAAVYGYGVVGARAADDRGAEARQAFAEHHARRDALTRTVRELGGAPRPSEAAYALPAPVRTAADAERLAAVIEDRVAGAYADLVRAGQGPLRRTAADALTGAAVRAARWHGVGVAFPGLAERSERADKS, from the coding sequence CTGGCGGCCGCGCAGGCGGCACTGGCCGCCGAGCACGCGGCCGTGTACGGGTACGGCGTGGTCGGCGCGCGCGCCGCGGACGACCGCGGGGCCGAGGCCCGGCAGGCGTTCGCCGAGCACCACGCCCGGCGCGACGCCCTCACCCGTACGGTGCGCGAACTGGGCGGCGCGCCCCGCCCGTCGGAGGCCGCGTACGCGCTGCCCGCGCCGGTCCGCACGGCCGCCGACGCCGAGCGCCTCGCGGCCGTGATCGAGGACCGGGTGGCGGGCGCCTACGCGGATCTGGTGCGCGCCGGGCAGGGTCCGCTGCGCCGCACCGCCGCCGACGCACTGACCGGGGCGGCCGTGCGGGCGGCACGCTGGCACGGTGTCGGCGTAGCCTTCCCTGGGCTCGCGGAACGATCGGAACGAGCCGACAAAAGCTGA